Proteins found in one Hippopotamus amphibius kiboko isolate mHipAmp2 chromosome 12, mHipAmp2.hap2, whole genome shotgun sequence genomic segment:
- the LOC130833458 gene encoding olfactory receptor 6C2-like: MRNHSAITAFILLGLTDDPQLEILAFIFLLITYLLSVIGNLTIISLVLVDSHLQTAMYFFLQNFSFLEISFTTTCVPTYLYIISSGDKTITIKACFSQIFFIVLFAATEYFLLAVMSYDRYVAICRPLHYMSIMNSRVCRNLILCCWVSGLSIVLPPLGPTLHLEFCDSVIDHFVCDASPILKNSCSDTWFIEQLVIFGAVLTFIMTLVCVALSYIYIIRTILRLPSAQQRKKAFSTCSSHMIVVSISYGSYIFMYIKPSAKDEVALNKVVSVLITSVAPLLNPFIYTLRNKQVKQSFHDTLKRLVFHAKR, from the coding sequence ATGAGGAACCATTCGGCAATTACAGCGTTCATCCTGCTGGGTTTGACGGATGACCCACAACTAGAGATTCTGGCTTTTATCTTTCTGTTGATCACATATTTGTTAAGTGTAATTGGGAATCTGACCATAATCTCTCTCGTGCTGGTGGATTCTCATTTACAAACagctatgtatttttttcttcaaaatttctctttcttagaaATCTCATTCACAACTACCTGTGTGCCCACATACCTCTACATCATCTCAAGTGGGGACAAAACCATCACCATCAAAGCCTGCTTCAGCCAAATCTTTTTTATTGTCCTCTTTGCAGCTACAGAATAtttcctcttggctgtgatgtcctatgaccgctacgtggccatctgcagACCCCTGCACTACATGAGCATCATGAACAGCAGAGTCTGCAGAAATCTCATCCTCTGTTGTTGGGTATCTGGCTTATCGATTGTCCTTCCACCCCTTGGCCCGACTCTCCACCTGGAATTCTGTGACTCTGTTATTGACCATTTTGTCTGTGATGCTTCTCCAATACTGAAGAATTCATGTTCAGATACATGGTTCATAGAGCAGCTGGTTATATTCGGTGCTGTGTTGACCTTCATAATGACCCTCGTGTGTGTAGCTCTGTCCTACATATACATCATTAGGACAATTCTAAGACTaccctctgcccagcaaaggaaaaaagcctTTTCCACTTGTTCTTCCCACATGATTGTGGTGTCCATCAGCTACGGCAGCtacatttttatgtatatcaAACCTTCAGCTAAGGATGAAGTGGCCCTTAATAAGGTAGTTTCTGTGCTCATTACGTCTGTTGCCCCTTTGTTGAACCCCTTCATTTATACCCTgagaaataaacaagtaaagCAGTCTTTCCATGACACTCTCAAAAGACTTGTATTTCATGCCAAGAGGTAA